The Microbispora sp. ZYX-F-249 genomic sequence ATCCTCTCGGGGGTGACCTCCACCCAGATGCGAGCGAAATACCACCCCAGCCGCTTCACCAGGAACCACGGCATCCCGGCGAATCCGGCGCCGGTCTTGGCGAGCGACTCGCGGACGTACCGGTCGGTGCCGGCCTGCAGATCGGCGTCGCGTACGGCCGCCCGGCCCTGTACCAGGACGATCGGCGGCCGATCGAGCCCGCTGCCCGTGCCCTCCGCGCCGGCGCTGGAGAAGAGCAGCGCGACGCGCGGGTCGCGCCGGGCGCGCTCGGCCTTGCCGGGGTAGGTGAGCCCGGTGCTCACATCGAGCGTGCCGGCCGCGCCGATGTACGGCGTGACGGGCCAGGTGACGGGCCGGCCGACGCGGGTGAGCGAGGCGTATTCGCAGACCATGGCGCGGCCGAAGAGCTCGGCGGCCTCGCGCGGCCACGTGATCGGTGCGGATGCGGTCATCACGACTCCAGGACAGCGCTCGCGGGGATGGCGGCGCCGTACAGGCGGCTGTAGCGCCGCCGGTAGGCCGGCCACCAGAACAGGCGGAACAGGAGCCGCGCCACGGCGGGCAGGTCGGCGTACGACCTCGCGAGCAGGTCGGCGTCCGCGCTCGAGGCGAGCCAGCCGAAGACGAGGGGGACCCGGCGGCGGCCGAAGTCGTCCAGCGCCCGGCGCTTGTCGGCCTCGACGTCCTCGACGGTGAGGTGGCGGAGCATGAGCGGCACGGCGGTCCGCTCCTCGTGGTCGAGGTGCTCGTTGACGAGCTCGTGCAGCCGGCGCAGAGTGCGCGCCCGCCCGGCCAGGGGCACTCCGCGATCGGCGGCGGCCGCGATGAGCGGATCGAGCGCGGAGTGCTCGGACTCCAGCTCGCTCAGCGCTTCCGCCGCCTCCGGTGCACGCTCGGCGAGCATGGGCCACAGGCCGGCGTCCTCGTGCGAGTGATGGGCGTGCAGCATGTCCAGCACGAGCGCGAGCTGCTCCTCCAGAAGTTCCTCGTGCGCGTCGTCACGCGGGTTCGCGCACGCCTCGGCCAGGCGGCCGAACTCGGCGCGGAAACCGGCGTGCATCATCAGGAAGCCGGTCAGGTGTTCCGGTGTGATCATCGGTCTGTTTCCTCACGTGTCGAACGTGTCGGCAACAGACTGAGCGACCCGGCCCTACGTGCACTTGTCGAGGGCTTGGCGGGCCCTTGCCAGCCAGTAGCCCCCGCCCGCCTGCTCCAGCAGGCGCACCGCCTCCCGTAGGTGGGCCCGGGCCCCCTCGCGGTCCCCCAGCGCCAGCAGCGCCTCGCCCATGTGGCCGTCGTACGCGCCGTCGATCGTGGTGCAGGTGCCGCTCACGTGCAGCAGCCCGGCGAAGGGACGGAAGGCGTCGTACACCTCCCGGACGATGTCCGGCTCGCCGAGCCGGATCGCCGCGTGCAGCCGGCACATGGCGGCCATCGCCCAGTGGTAGTCGCGCGGCGGCAGCGGGGTCTCACGCAGGAGCCGCCGGGCGCGCTCGTGCTCGCCCCGGTCCGCCAGCGCGTACGCCAGGACGTAGCCGAGCCCGGCCATGCCCGTCCGCCGGAACATCTCCTCGACCCATTCCGCCTCCTCGCCGAAGCGGTCCTCCTGGATGAGCGTCTCGGCCCGCACGGCGAGCATGCCCACCTCGAAGTACGCGAGGTCGGAGAAGGACAGCGT encodes the following:
- a CDS encoding hemerythrin domain-containing protein translates to MITPEHLTGFLMMHAGFRAEFGRLAEACANPRDDAHEELLEEQLALVLDMLHAHHSHEDAGLWPMLAERAPEAAEALSELESEHSALDPLIAAAADRGVPLAGRARTLRRLHELVNEHLDHEERTAVPLMLRHLTVEDVEADKRRALDDFGRRRVPLVFGWLASSADADLLARSYADLPAVARLLFRLFWWPAYRRRYSRLYGAAIPASAVLES